One Campylobacter pinnipediorum subsp. caledonicus genomic window carries:
- a CDS encoding TRAP transporter permease — MSYPSEKEEFVEVKTREIDSNFYNYFVISICFVWSVFQLYVAYFPLNTTISRSIHLSFAIALIFLLYPIKIHKKAHFKLPFYDILLFVVGIGVVVYPAVDFYGLASRPGDYLQRDITVSCIAVFVIIEAGRRVLGPALGIICGIFLMYDYFGQYMPDLISHQGASIQKLAGHMFLTTEGVFGVPIGVSVSFIYLFVLFGSLLERAGAGQYFINVAFALLGRFKGGPAKASVIASGLTGMVSGSSTANVVTVGTFTIPLMKKAGLTRVKAGAIEVAAGVNGQLMPPIMGAAAFIIAEFLGMSYTNVMIAAIIPAFACYISLFFIVHLESCKLGLKGIKDNEYQSKFKIFVSGLHYILPILMLLYTLLIAKQSAISAAFNAILLLFLIMIFQEPVKKLTMGEKVGIEDISIGFSDIFWAMVTAAKNMTTIAAATALAGIIVGSISLTGLGQVLSEVVEQLAGDNIILILFLTALMSLLLGMGLPTTANYIVVSSLVAPVILLLAAKNGFLIPAIAVHLFVFYFGILADDTPPVGIAAYAAAGIAKANPVIVGVQGFFYDLRTAILPFAFFFNNKLLLIESVDPLNPYDAKGIVWLNNPIEIVVVFAMAVVGMFAFASLLQGYFITNLRIWERLLLIPVVPLALVPNVCAKYLIIPNEYISYIICAIIYGFVFLTQWIKSKNDNTIDCS, encoded by the coding sequence ATGAGTTATCCATCAGAAAAAGAAGAATTTGTTGAGGTTAAAACTAGAGAAATTGACTCTAATTTTTATAATTATTTTGTGATTAGTATATGTTTTGTATGGTCTGTCTTTCAGCTATATGTTGCTTATTTTCCATTAAATACTACTATTTCTCGCTCTATACATTTATCTTTTGCTATAGCGTTGATATTTTTACTTTATCCTATAAAAATACATAAAAAAGCCCATTTTAAATTACCATTTTATGATATTTTGCTATTTGTGGTTGGTATAGGTGTTGTTGTTTATCCAGCTGTTGATTTTTATGGGCTTGCTTCAAGACCTGGTGATTATTTACAAAGAGATATAACTGTCTCATGTATAGCTGTTTTTGTGATTATAGAAGCTGGAAGAAGAGTTTTAGGACCAGCTTTGGGTATTATTTGTGGTATATTCTTAATGTATGATTATTTTGGTCAGTATATGCCTGATCTTATATCGCACCAAGGTGCTAGTATACAAAAGCTTGCTGGACATATGTTTTTAACAACAGAGGGTGTTTTTGGTGTTCCTATAGGTGTTAGTGTAAGTTTTATATATCTTTTTGTTCTTTTTGGATCTTTGCTTGAAAGAGCTGGGGCAGGTCAGTATTTTATAAATGTAGCATTTGCTTTACTTGGTCGTTTTAAAGGAGGTCCAGCAAAAGCATCTGTTATAGCTAGTGGTCTTACAGGTATGGTTAGCGGAAGCTCTACTGCAAATGTTGTAACAGTTGGAACATTTACTATACCTTTGATGAAAAAAGCCGGACTTACAAGGGTAAAAGCTGGTGCTATAGAGGTCGCTGCAGGTGTTAATGGCCAGCTTATGCCTCCTATTATGGGTGCGGCGGCATTTATAATAGCTGAGTTTTTAGGTATGAGTTATACAAATGTTATGATAGCTGCCATTATTCCTGCTTTTGCGTGTTATATATCTTTATTTTTTATAGTGCATTTGGAAAGTTGTAAGCTTGGTCTTAAAGGAATAAAAGATAACGAATATCAATCAAAATTTAAAATATTTGTAAGTGGACTTCATTATATACTTCCTATTTTAATGCTTTTATATACTCTTTTGATAGCCAAACAATCAGCTATATCTGCTGCTTTTAATGCTATTTTATTATTGTTTTTAATAATGATTTTTCAAGAACCAGTAAAAAAGCTTACCATGGGAGAAAAGGTAGGCATAGAAGATATATCAATAGGCTTTAGTGATATTTTTTGGGCTATGGTTACAGCTGCTAAAAATATGACTACTATAGCTGCAGCCACAGCTTTGGCTGGTATTATAGTTGGCTCTATATCGCTTACAGGCCTTGGTCAGGTTTTATCTGAGGTGGTTGAACAGTTGGCAGGAGATAACATAATACTTATTTTATTTTTAACTGCTTTAATGTCTTTGTTGCTTGGTATGGGTCTTCCAACAACAGCAAATTATATAGTTGTGTCTAGCTTGGTGGCTCCTGTTATACTTTTACTTGCTGCCAAAAATGGATTTTTGATTCCAGCCATTGCTGTTCATTTGTTTGTATTTTATTTTGGTATTTTAGCCGATGATACTCCTCCTGTTGGTATAGCAGCTTATGCGGCCGCTGGTATAGCAAAAGCAAATCCAGTTATAGTTGGAGTTCAGGGATTTTTTTATGATTTAAGAACTGCTATTTTGCCTTTTGCCTTTTTCTTTAATAATAAATTATTATTAATTGAGTCTGTTGATCCATTAAATCCTTATGATGCAAAAGGTATTGTCTGGTTGAACAATCCTATTGAGATAGTTGTTGTTTTTGCTATGGCAGTTGTTGGAATGTTTGCTTTTGCATCTTTATTGCAAGGTTATTTTATTACAAATCTTAGAATATGGGAAAGATTATTGCTTATTCCAGTTGTTCCTTTAGCACTTGTTCCAAATGTATGTGCTAAGTATTTAATAATACCCAACGAATATATTAGTTATATTATTTGTGCTATTATTTACGGATTTGTATTTTTAACACAATGGATAAAATCCAAGAATGATAATACCATAGACTGCTCTTAA